In one window of Gossypium hirsutum isolate 1008001.06 chromosome A01, Gossypium_hirsutum_v2.1, whole genome shotgun sequence DNA:
- the LOC107917566 gene encoding S-type anion channel SLAH4: MAAVVTSHTELQLVVDTADASSGGLMSSTIVAKGIKESLISTLTKFHAGYFRVSLSLGGQALLWKTLRGPTDDTHTLRRTLHLFHPTAFTVLWSLSFFALVLLSILYLLRCLFYFKMVKEEFFHHVGVNYLFAPSISWLLLLQSSPFFTPQTHYSYTVIWWVLAVLPIAVLDVKIYGQWFTKGKKFLSAVANPTSQLSVIGNLVGAQAAAEMGWKESAIGLFSLGMVHYLVLFVTLYQRLSGTDQLPSMLRPVFFLFFAAPSIASLAWQSIAGSFDIASKMLFFLSLFLFMSLVCRPTLFKVSMKKFNVAWWAYSFPLSVLALASMEYAEEVKGSTPHLLMLLLLTFSVFVSICLVVFALLNSKILLFLPQCFDPISSLISRAMCSTPEQNQQRPQTV; this comes from the exons ATGGCTGCCGTCGTAACATCTCACACTGAGCTTCAGCTCGTAGTTGACACAGCCGACGCCAGCAGCGGCGGCCTGATGTCATCAACCATTGTTGCTAAGGGTATTAAGGAATCATTAATTTCCACCTTAACCAAATTTCATGCTGGTTATTTTAGGGTAAGCCTATCATTAGGTGGCCAAGCTTTATTATGGAAGACACTAAGAGGCCCAACGGATGACACTCACACTTTAAGACGTACCCTCCATTTGTTTCATCCCACAGCTTTTACAGTTCTCTGGTCTCTCTCATTCTTTGCCCTTGTTTTGCTCTCGATTCTTTACCTTTTGAGGTGTTTATTTTACTTTAAGATGGTGAAAGAGGAGTTCTTTCACCATGTAGGAGTCAACTACCTATTCGCTCCATCGATTTCTTGGCTTCTTTTGCTACAATCATCCCCCTTTTTCACTCCCCAAACCCACTACTCCTACACGGTTATATGGTGGGTTTTGGCTGTTCTTCCTATTGCAGTGCTCGATGTGAAAATCTACGGTCAATGGTTTACTAAAGGAAAGAAGTTCTTATCAGCGGTAGCAAACCCCACGAGCCAGTTGTCAGTTATAGGGAACCTTGTGGGTGCACAGGCGGCGGCCGAAATGGGGTGGAAAGAGAGTGCCATTGGGTTGTTTTCACTAGGGATGGTTCATTACTTGGTGCTGTTCGTGACGCTTTACCAACGTCTATCGGGCACCGACCAGCTTCCATCGATGTTAAGGCCagttttcttcttgttcttcgCAGCACCAAGCATTGCTAGCTTGGCTTGGCAATCCATTGCCGGCTCTTTCGATATTGCATCCAAAATGCTCTTCTTCCTCTCACTCTTCCTTTTCATGTCACTG GTTTGCAGGCCGACATTGTTTAAGGTATCGATGAAAAAGTTCAATGTGGCGTGGTGGGCATACTCCTTTCCCTTGTCTGTGCTGGCTTTGGCTTCAATGGAATACGCTGAGGAAGTCAAAGGCAGCACCCCACATCTTCTAATGCTTCTTCTTTTAACATTCTCTGTCTTCGTCTCCATTTGTTTGGTAGTTTTCGCACTGCTCAACTCCAAAATACTACTGTTCTTACCTCAATGTTTTGATCCGATTTCAAGTTTGATTTCGCGTGCCATGTGTTCCACACCGGAGCAAAATCAACAACGGCCACAAACTGTTTAA